The Mesorhizobium sp. B1-1-8 genome contains a region encoding:
- a CDS encoding fumarylacetoacetate hydrolase family protein, protein MTDPTRLPADGLFVGRARTSEAPHPLVVTVRDGQVIDITSRAAPTVRDLCGLKDPAGHVRSAKGKPIGALEEIAANSFEAKRDATKPILLSPVDLQAVKASGVTFVVSLLERVIEEQARGSAEKADAIRADIAGLIGHDLSKLKPGSPEAMEIKAKLISRGAWSQYLEVGIGPDAEIFTKCQPMASVGFGADVGLHPVSTWNNPEPEIAMIADSSGRIVGATIGNDVNLRDVEGRSALLLGKAKDNNASASLGPFIRLFDETFSIDDVKNAVVRLKVEGEDGFSLEGASSMAEISRSPEELVAAAMGPHHQYPDGLALYLGTMFVPSKDRGEKGKGFTHKIGDIVTISSEKFGALVNRVRLSPDCPHWTYGASHLMRDLAKANLI, encoded by the coding sequence ATGACCGACCCGACCCGCCTGCCCGCCGATGGCCTTTTCGTTGGCCGCGCCAGGACCAGCGAAGCTCCGCATCCGCTGGTGGTCACGGTGCGCGACGGCCAGGTCATCGACATCACCTCCAGAGCAGCGCCAACCGTGCGCGACCTTTGCGGGTTGAAGGACCCGGCCGGCCATGTGCGCTCAGCCAAGGGCAAACCGATCGGCGCGCTTGAAGAGATCGCCGCGAACAGTTTTGAGGCCAAGCGCGACGCGACGAAGCCGATCCTGCTTTCGCCCGTCGACCTGCAAGCGGTGAAAGCCTCCGGCGTCACCTTCGTCGTCAGCCTGCTCGAACGGGTCATCGAGGAACAGGCGCGCGGCTCGGCCGAAAAGGCCGACGCCATCCGCGCCGACATCGCCGGGCTGATCGGCCACGATCTGTCGAAGCTGAAGCCCGGCTCGCCCGAAGCGATGGAGATCAAGGCCAAGCTGATTTCGCGCGGCGCCTGGTCGCAATATCTGGAAGTCGGCATCGGCCCGGATGCCGAGATCTTCACCAAATGCCAGCCGATGGCCTCCGTCGGCTTCGGCGCCGATGTCGGCCTGCATCCGGTCTCGACCTGGAACAATCCGGAGCCGGAGATCGCCATGATCGCCGACAGTTCGGGCCGCATCGTCGGCGCCACCATCGGCAACGATGTCAATTTGCGCGACGTCGAAGGACGCTCGGCGCTGCTGCTCGGCAAGGCCAAGGACAATAACGCCTCGGCGTCGCTCGGCCCCTTCATCCGCCTGTTCGACGAGACATTCTCCATCGATGATGTGAAAAACGCAGTGGTGCGCCTGAAGGTCGAAGGCGAGGACGGGTTTTCGCTGGAAGGCGCAAGCTCGATGGCCGAGATCAGCCGTTCGCCGGAGGAACTGGTTGCGGCTGCCATGGGCCCGCACCACCAATATCCCGATGGGCTGGCGCTCTATCTCGGCACCATGTTCGTGCCATCGAAGGATCGCGGCGAGAAGGGCAAGGGCTTTACCCACAAAATAGGCGACATCGTCACCATCTCGTCGGAAAAGTTCGGCGCGCTGGTCAACCGGGTGCGGCTGTCGCCGGACTGCCCGCACTGGACCTATGGCGCCAGCCATCTGATGCGGGACCTCGCCAAAGCCAATCTGATCTAG
- a CDS encoding ATP-binding cassette domain-containing protein, translated as MAEPLIRMEHIRKSYGRVQALVDANFHVNEREIVGLLGDNGAGKSTLIKVLSGAVPLTSGDIFIRGQKVQLRNTSDAIAHGIETIYQDSALVTQLSIARNLFLGREPIKSPRFLNRMDQEAMNTVARDLLKQVGISKNIPPTTPIGSLSGGERQAVAIARAMHFDSDLIILDEPTNNLGVAETQGVLSFVRNARDSGHSCIFIAHNIHHVFQVVDRIVVMRRGKVVADDIDPKKTTVAEVERVITGMSDKEIRDALADGAPSKG; from the coding sequence ATGGCCGAACCGCTGATCCGCATGGAACACATCCGCAAGTCCTATGGGCGCGTGCAGGCGCTGGTGGACGCCAACTTCCATGTCAATGAAAGGGAGATCGTCGGCCTGCTCGGCGACAACGGCGCCGGCAAGTCGACGCTGATCAAGGTGCTGTCGGGCGCGGTGCCGCTGACCAGCGGCGACATCTTCATCCGCGGCCAGAAGGTCCAGCTGCGCAACACCAGCGACGCCATCGCGCACGGCATCGAGACCATCTACCAGGATTCCGCGCTGGTGACGCAATTGTCGATTGCCCGCAATCTGTTCCTCGGGCGCGAGCCGATCAAATCGCCGCGCTTCTTGAACCGCATGGACCAGGAGGCGATGAACACGGTGGCGCGCGACCTGCTGAAACAGGTCGGCATCTCCAAGAACATCCCGCCGACGACACCGATCGGCTCGCTGTCGGGCGGCGAGCGGCAGGCGGTGGCGATCGCGCGCGCCATGCATTTCGACAGCGACCTGATCATCCTCGACGAGCCGACCAACAATCTCGGCGTCGCCGAGACGCAAGGGGTGCTGAGTTTCGTGCGCAACGCGCGCGATTCCGGCCACTCCTGCATCTTCATTGCCCACAACATCCACCACGTGTTCCAGGTGGTCGACCGCATCGTCGTAATGCGCCGCGGCAAGGTGGTGGCTGACGACATCGATCCGAAAAAGACCACCGTCGCCGAGGTCGAGCGGGTCATCACCGGCATGTCGGACAAGGAGATCCGCGACGCCCTCGCCGACGGTGCGCCATCCAAGGGCTGA
- a CDS encoding ABC transporter substrate-binding protein has translation MTFHLKSVTGHKARAGFAALALALSSTVALAADKLQYFTWSGYELPDFNKSFLAAHPDGVEASIFGDDDDAFTKVKAGFRPDIAHPCYDKVARWNKEGLLQPIDTKRIKNWDSIFPVFKNLPDLQAGDGKVWMVPWDWGNTSILYRTDLVKNPEASWKLLWDKQYAGRMATIDAVHDTPIVAALLAGVNPFDMTADQMDKVAEKLREQRPLLSSYTTDMTSVEQALASGQLVAAMTWNASATSLKKQGVPVEFMKPKEGMLTWACGFVMLKDAKNVDLAYDFINSRLDADSGKFLIQSYGYGSSLSTAFAGVSKEELEKLQLPADPEVMLKTTIFTGPMKQNDDMAKMFEKVKAGG, from the coding sequence ATGACATTCCACCTGAAATCGGTCACTGGACACAAAGCCCGGGCGGGCTTTGCCGCACTTGCTCTGGCGCTGTCGTCGACTGTCGCATTGGCCGCCGACAAGCTGCAATACTTCACCTGGTCGGGCTATGAATTGCCCGACTTCAACAAGAGCTTCCTTGCCGCGCATCCGGACGGCGTCGAGGCCTCGATCTTCGGCGACGACGACGATGCCTTCACCAAAGTCAAGGCCGGCTTCCGGCCCGATATCGCGCATCCCTGCTACGACAAGGTGGCGCGCTGGAACAAAGAAGGGCTGCTGCAGCCGATCGACACCAAGCGCATCAAGAACTGGGATTCGATCTTCCCGGTATTCAAGAACCTGCCCGACCTGCAGGCCGGCGACGGCAAGGTATGGATGGTTCCTTGGGACTGGGGCAACACCTCGATCCTCTACCGCACCGATCTGGTGAAAAACCCGGAAGCGAGCTGGAAGCTGCTGTGGGACAAGCAATATGCCGGCCGCATGGCGACCATCGACGCCGTGCATGACACGCCGATCGTCGCCGCGCTGCTGGCCGGCGTCAATCCGTTCGACATGACGGCTGACCAGATGGACAAGGTGGCGGAAAAACTGCGCGAGCAGCGGCCGCTGCTGTCGAGCTACACGACAGATATGACTTCGGTGGAGCAGGCGCTGGCCAGCGGCCAACTGGTTGCCGCGATGACCTGGAACGCATCCGCCACATCGCTGAAGAAGCAGGGCGTGCCGGTCGAATTCATGAAGCCGAAGGAAGGCATGCTGACCTGGGCCTGCGGCTTCGTCATGCTGAAGGACGCCAAGAACGTCGACCTCGCCTATGACTTCATCAACAGCCGGCTCGATGCCGACTCCGGCAAGTTCCTGATCCAGTCCTATGGCTATGGCAGCTCCCTCTCCACAGCTTTCGCCGGCGTGTCGAAGGAGGAACTGGAGAAGCTACAGCTGCCGGCGGACCCGGAAGTGATGCTGAAGACCACCATCTTCACCGGACCGATGAAGCAGAATGACGATATGGCGAAAATGTTCGAGAAGGTGAAAGCAGGCGGGTGA
- a CDS encoding ABC transporter permease: MENHSFVQRLIARPELGPLVLLVIEIAVFWSINPDFLSPQNISNTLAFTVELGLIALAMTLLMTSGEFDLSVGSLFGFSPVLMWTLFNGGVTSLEMGFVIALVVAAFIGLVNGWFVTQLKIPSFLVTLGMLLVVRGTALFVTDGFPQRTWSAEGSWLAEILVGDFYIGPFRIYASLFWFIGAAIALGYVLTQSRTGNWIQAAGGNPNAARARGVNVSRVKIGLFVLSSLMASLAGVISSLRTSAANPNSGTGYELEVIAMVVIGGTALTGGRGTIIGTVLGILILRVMRNGIVLIGVPGLAYNIFIGAIILGMMALHSWLERRHQAGT, from the coding sequence GTGGAAAATCACTCCTTCGTCCAACGCCTGATTGCCAGGCCGGAACTCGGCCCGCTGGTGCTGCTGGTCATCGAGATCGCCGTCTTCTGGAGCATCAACCCGGATTTTCTGTCGCCGCAGAACATCTCCAACACGCTGGCCTTCACCGTCGAACTCGGACTGATCGCGCTGGCCATGACCTTGCTGATGACATCGGGCGAATTCGATCTTTCCGTCGGCTCGCTGTTCGGCTTCTCACCGGTGCTGATGTGGACCCTGTTCAACGGCGGCGTCACCTCGCTGGAGATGGGCTTCGTCATCGCGCTGGTGGTCGCGGCGTTCATCGGCCTCGTCAACGGCTGGTTCGTCACCCAGCTCAAGATCCCGTCCTTCCTGGTGACGCTCGGCATGCTGCTTGTCGTGCGCGGCACGGCGCTGTTTGTCACCGACGGCTTTCCGCAGCGCACCTGGAGCGCCGAAGGCAGCTGGCTGGCGGAAATCCTGGTCGGCGATTTCTATATCGGGCCGTTTCGCATCTACGCGTCGCTGTTCTGGTTCATCGGCGCCGCGATCGCGCTGGGTTACGTGCTGACGCAGAGCCGCACCGGCAACTGGATCCAGGCCGCCGGCGGCAACCCCAATGCGGCACGCGCGCGCGGCGTCAACGTCAGCCGCGTCAAGATCGGCCTGTTCGTGCTGTCGTCGCTCATGGCCTCGCTTGCCGGCGTCATCTCCTCGCTGCGCACCTCGGCCGCCAATCCCAACAGCGGCACCGGCTACGAGCTCGAAGTCATCGCCATGGTGGTGATCGGCGGCACGGCGCTGACCGGCGGCCGCGGCACCATCATCGGCACCGTGCTCGGCATCCTGATCCTGCGCGTGATGCGCAACGGCATCGTGCTAATCGGTGTGCCGGGGCTTGCCTACAACATCTTCATCGGCGCCATCATCCTCGGCATGATGGCCCTGCATTCATGGCTCGAACGCCGGCACCAGGCAGGGACCTAG
- a CDS encoding ABC transporter permease, translated as MSIIVAARPSPEARTSPAFRFAMLLPGGLVTFFLILFALGLVIFLAFRSNDGSLLGAGLTVENFVTVATDPLYWTVTLRSLVIAGLVTLATVVTAYPVAYYLAFHADRRRNLLLFLVTLPFWTSYLLRVFAWKIVLAYNGVLNSALIESHIWSEPTLAFLNTPAAVVVTLAHAYAPFAILPIYVALDTIPKSLLEAASDLGARPFTSFRRVVLPNSMPGVLAAALVVFVPTVGDYVTPAMVGGPSSTMIGTLIQSQFGKANDWPFGAALSVCVMLVILCVVLVARGADRRFGSRA; from the coding sequence ATGTCGATCATCGTTGCAGCGCGGCCATCGCCGGAAGCCCGCACTTCGCCGGCCTTCCGTTTCGCCATGCTGCTGCCGGGCGGATTGGTCACCTTCTTCCTGATCCTCTTCGCCCTCGGCCTGGTGATCTTCCTCGCCTTCAGGAGCAATGACGGCTCGCTGCTCGGCGCCGGCCTGACCGTTGAAAACTTCGTCACAGTGGCAACCGACCCGCTCTACTGGACGGTCACGCTGCGCTCGCTGGTCATCGCCGGTCTGGTGACGCTGGCGACCGTGGTCACTGCCTATCCGGTCGCGTATTACCTCGCCTTTCACGCCGATCGCCGCCGCAACCTGCTGCTCTTCCTGGTGACGCTGCCGTTCTGGACCAGCTACCTTTTGCGCGTCTTCGCCTGGAAGATCGTGCTCGCCTACAATGGCGTGCTGAATTCGGCGCTGATCGAAAGCCACATCTGGTCGGAGCCGACGCTGGCCTTCCTCAACACGCCGGCGGCGGTGGTCGTCACGCTCGCCCACGCCTACGCGCCCTTTGCTATCCTGCCGATCTATGTGGCGCTGGACACCATCCCGAAATCGCTGCTCGAAGCCGCCTCCGATCTCGGCGCGCGGCCGTTCACGTCGTTCCGGCGCGTCGTGCTGCCGAACTCGATGCCGGGCGTTTTGGCGGCAGCCCTCGTCGTTTTCGTGCCGACCGTCGGCGACTATGTCACGCCGGCCATGGTCGGCGGCCCGTCCAGCACCATGATCGGCACGCTGATCCAGTCGCAGTTCGGCAAGGCCAATGACTGGCCGTTCGGCGCCGCACTCTCGGTCTGCGTCATGCTGGTCATCCTGTGCGTGGTGCTGGTGGCGCGCGGCGCCGACCGCAGATTCGGCAGCCGCGCATGA
- a CDS encoding ABC transporter permease, producing MSAARLDTNASGRWLGLYVLAYLVFLYLPILLIPLFSFNNSIQAAFPLQGFTLEWYRTLYGNPALSGALANSLVIGAIAASGATLCGITVSYMDLYGRSPLAAAVSAIARLPILIPGVIVGISLLILVNLIGLGPSRIAIVLGHILVALPTTVVVMRSRFAAIPKTIREAALDLGASDWTTFRRVMLPLSAPAVLSAFMLAFLISFDEFIVVFFLAGTQPTLPLYIWSQLRFPRSLPTVMALGTVILTVSFIIAGIAEMLRHRGLGAARRPATANPA from the coding sequence ATGAGCGCGGCGCGCCTCGACACCAACGCGAGCGGCCGCTGGCTCGGCCTCTACGTGCTTGCCTATTTGGTCTTTCTCTATCTGCCGATCCTTTTGATCCCGCTGTTTTCCTTCAACAACTCGATCCAGGCGGCGTTCCCGCTGCAGGGCTTCACGCTTGAATGGTACAGGACGCTCTACGGCAATCCGGCGCTCTCCGGCGCGCTCGCCAACAGCCTGGTCATCGGGGCCATCGCCGCCTCGGGCGCGACGCTCTGCGGCATCACCGTTTCCTATATGGACCTCTACGGCCGCTCGCCGCTTGCCGCCGCGGTCAGCGCCATCGCCCGGCTGCCGATCCTCATTCCCGGGGTCATCGTCGGCATCTCGCTGCTGATCCTAGTCAACCTTATCGGCCTTGGACCTTCTCGCATCGCCATCGTGCTTGGCCATATCCTTGTCGCTCTGCCGACCACCGTGGTGGTGATGCGCAGCCGCTTCGCCGCCATTCCGAAGACCATTCGCGAGGCCGCGCTCGATCTTGGCGCCTCCGACTGGACGACGTTCCGGCGCGTCATGCTGCCGCTGAGTGCGCCCGCGGTGCTGTCGGCCTTCATGCTGGCTTTCCTGATCTCGTTCGACGAATTCATCGTCGTCTTCTTCCTTGCCGGCACCCAGCCGACGCTGCCGCTCTACATCTGGAGCCAGCTGCGCTTCCCCCGCTCGCTGCCGACCGTCATGGCGCTCGGAACGGTGATCCTGACTGTGTCCTTCATCATCGCCGGTATCGCCGAAATGCTGCGCCATCGGGGCCTCGGCGCCGCGCGCCGGCCAGCAACCGCTAATCCAGCCTGA
- a CDS encoding NAD(P)/FAD-dependent oxidoreductase, translating to MPAAFSDPIWQKPKIALAFERELMAGGTVDAVIVGGGIMGLSTALHAARAGLSVQVLEAGMIGQGASGLNGGQVIPGLKYDPEWLIEHFGRERGEALVDFAASTADAVFDLIRDEKLAVPFARNGWIQAAHTETALTAAANRDRQWRARGADVKLLDQAEIAAITGAKGYLGGWLDRRAGVIDPLSYTMELARVATAAGAKIAERQKVLKLNNEAGLWRVATAGGAELRAKAVVLATNAYTDGLLPGLAQTIVPLHSFQIATAPLPADLAATVLPGGQAVSDSRRILVYYRKSADGRLVLGGRGRMALPSSPADWAHCERALLRLYPVLAGIAIEKRWFGRVAMTPDHLPHLHEPEKGLLAVVGCQGRGVGLMSALGKRMASYLATGDATELPFPLSPIRPIPFHAFRQVGVAATIAWYRMLDAFER from the coding sequence TTGCCCGCAGCCTTTTCCGATCCGATCTGGCAGAAGCCCAAAATAGCCCTGGCATTTGAGCGGGAGCTTATGGCAGGCGGCACTGTCGATGCGGTCATCGTCGGTGGCGGCATCATGGGCCTGTCGACCGCGTTGCATGCGGCCCGCGCCGGTCTGTCGGTGCAGGTGCTGGAGGCAGGTATGATCGGGCAGGGCGCCTCAGGCCTCAATGGCGGCCAGGTCATCCCCGGCCTGAAATACGATCCGGAATGGCTGATCGAGCACTTCGGCAGGGAGCGCGGCGAGGCCCTGGTCGATTTCGCCGCGTCGACGGCCGATGCCGTATTCGACCTGATCCGCGACGAGAAACTGGCGGTGCCGTTTGCGCGCAATGGCTGGATCCAGGCCGCCCACACCGAAACCGCTTTGACCGCGGCAGCGAACCGGGATCGCCAATGGCGGGCGCGCGGCGCCGACGTCAAGCTGCTCGACCAGGCCGAGATCGCGGCGATCACCGGCGCCAAAGGCTATCTCGGCGGCTGGCTCGATCGCCGCGCTGGCGTCATCGATCCGCTTTCCTACACGATGGAATTGGCGCGTGTTGCCACGGCGGCCGGCGCGAAGATCGCCGAACGGCAGAAGGTATTGAAGCTCAACAACGAGGCCGGCCTCTGGCGAGTTGCAACGGCAGGCGGAGCCGAGCTGCGCGCCAAGGCGGTCGTGCTCGCCACCAATGCCTATACCGACGGCCTGCTGCCCGGCCTGGCGCAGACGATCGTGCCGCTGCATTCCTTCCAGATCGCTACCGCGCCGCTGCCGGCCGACCTGGCTGCCACTGTCTTGCCCGGCGGCCAGGCCGTATCGGATTCGCGCCGCATTCTTGTCTACTACCGCAAAAGCGCCGATGGCCGGCTGGTGCTTGGCGGTCGCGGCCGCATGGCGCTGCCTTCCAGCCCCGCCGACTGGGCGCATTGCGAACGCGCGCTGCTTCGCCTCTATCCCGTCCTTGCCGGCATTGCGATCGAGAAACGCTGGTTCGGCCGCGTGGCGATGACGCCGGATCATCTGCCGCACCTGCACGAGCCCGAAAAGGGCCTCCTCGCCGTGGTCGGCTGCCAGGGCAGGGGTGTCGGCCTGATGAGCGCGCTCGGCAAGCGCATGGCGAGCTATCTGGCGACCGGCGACGCCACAGAATTGCCGTTCCCTCTCTCGCCGATCCGGCCAATCCCGTTCCATGCCTTCCGGCAGGTCGGCGTCGCCGCGACGATCGCCTGGTACCGGATGCTCGACGCATTCGAGCGCTGA
- a CDS encoding substrate-binding domain-containing protein, whose translation MLSRLRLLVLGLVAMLAIPAMAEAKTFYWISHGGPADPVWTYFLAGAKQWATDTGNKVNTSFHNGDVASQQEAVRAAISAKADGIVTTSPDPGSLVEIVKEARAANIPIINFNTPDPKANFNAYVGGDNVTFGKHWAQYLVDKGLVKKGDFVWMPVEVPGATYGVQEEEGIKSVFGPAGITYEVTEATLDQAEVINRMVDYLTAHKGKVKAIIGLGDLVTGSIKRVFDQVGIKPGEIPVVGWGNSLDTTQEVLNGYVNAGQWQDPQATSYVALSLANMAASGIPPGFNVITGALYEKDTAGVYDKILSGK comes from the coding sequence ATGCTTTCGAGGCTAAGACTGCTTGTGCTTGGCTTGGTCGCCATGCTCGCCATTCCGGCGATGGCTGAAGCCAAGACGTTCTACTGGATTTCGCATGGCGGCCCGGCCGATCCGGTCTGGACCTACTTCCTCGCCGGCGCCAAGCAATGGGCGACCGATACCGGCAACAAGGTGAACACCTCGTTCCACAACGGCGATGTCGCCTCGCAGCAGGAGGCTGTCCGCGCCGCCATATCGGCCAAGGCCGACGGCATCGTCACCACCAGTCCCGATCCGGGCAGCCTTGTCGAGATCGTCAAGGAAGCACGCGCGGCCAATATCCCGATCATCAACTTCAACACGCCCGATCCGAAGGCGAATTTCAACGCCTATGTCGGCGGCGACAACGTCACCTTCGGCAAGCACTGGGCGCAGTATCTGGTCGACAAGGGCCTGGTGAAGAAGGGCGACTTCGTCTGGATGCCGGTCGAGGTTCCCGGCGCCACCTATGGCGTGCAGGAAGAGGAAGGCATCAAGAGCGTGTTCGGGCCGGCCGGTATCACCTATGAGGTGACCGAAGCGACCCTCGACCAGGCCGAAGTGATCAACCGCATGGTCGACTATCTCACCGCACATAAGGGCAAGGTGAAGGCGATCATCGGCCTCGGCGACCTCGTCACCGGCTCGATCAAGCGCGTGTTCGACCAGGTCGGCATCAAGCCGGGCGAAATCCCGGTCGTCGGCTGGGGCAACTCGCTCGACACCACCCAGGAAGTGTTGAACGGCTACGTCAATGCCGGGCAGTGGCAGGACCCGCAGGCGACCAGCTATGTGGCGCTTTCGCTGGCCAACATGGCCGCCAGCGGCATTCCCCCGGGCTTCAACGTCATCACCGGCGCGCTCTATGAGAAGGATACCGCCGGCGTTTACGACAAGATCCTGTCCGGCAAATAA
- a CDS encoding ABC transporter ATP-binding protein, which translates to MAPDALVRLDGVSKVFPGGIVGLDSVDLDIAPGEFLTLLGPSGCGKTTSLRVIAGFESPTSGKVLLESRDITALRPFDRPVNTVFQDYALFPHMDVAENVGFGLSLRKLSGSEQAKRVGEALDMVGLADKLASRVSELSGGQRQRVALARAIVCEPRVLLLDEPLSALDAHLREQMQVELKRLQASLGTTFVMVTHDQTEALSISDRIVVMNKGRIEQIAPPATLYDRPATKFVASFIGTMNLLQSRFIGRDGERLRFAAGDLLLEAVSEGGDLPGEGDIRTIGVRPEDLLATTEAAAGTTPARVSGIVFHGRTLRLHARLGQGTPVVIDAPRRADGFQFSAGDVAHISLRRGANCPMLAN; encoded by the coding sequence ATGGCGCCTGACGCACTCGTGCGGCTGGACGGGGTCTCGAAGGTTTTTCCTGGCGGCATCGTCGGCCTGGATTCGGTCGACCTCGACATTGCGCCAGGTGAGTTCCTGACCCTGCTCGGCCCTTCCGGCTGTGGCAAGACCACGAGCCTGCGCGTCATTGCCGGCTTCGAAAGCCCGACCAGCGGCAAGGTGCTGCTCGAAAGCCGCGACATCACGGCGCTGCGCCCCTTCGACCGCCCGGTCAACACCGTCTTCCAGGACTACGCGCTGTTTCCGCATATGGACGTCGCCGAAAATGTCGGCTTCGGCCTGTCGCTGCGCAAACTATCGGGCTCCGAGCAGGCCAAGCGCGTTGGCGAGGCGCTCGACATGGTCGGCCTTGCGGATAAGCTCGCTTCCCGCGTTTCCGAACTCTCCGGCGGTCAGCGCCAGCGCGTCGCGCTCGCCCGCGCCATCGTCTGCGAGCCGCGCGTGCTTCTGCTTGACGAGCCGCTGTCGGCGCTCGATGCGCATCTGCGCGAGCAGATGCAGGTCGAGCTGAAGCGGCTGCAGGCGAGCCTCGGCACCACCTTCGTCATGGTCACCCACGACCAGACCGAGGCGCTGTCGATCTCCGATCGCATCGTCGTCATGAATAAGGGCCGGATCGAACAGATCGCGCCGCCGGCAACGCTCTACGACCGGCCCGCGACCAAATTCGTCGCCTCCTTCATCGGCACCATGAACCTGCTGCAGTCCCGCTTCATCGGCCGCGACGGCGAGCGGCTGCGCTTTGCAGCCGGCGACCTGCTGCTGGAAGCCGTCTCGGAAGGCGGCGACCTGCCCGGCGAAGGCGACATACGCACCATCGGCGTACGTCCGGAGGATCTGCTGGCAACCACCGAAGCCGCCGCCGGAACCACGCCGGCGCGCGTCAGCGGCATCGTCTTTCACGGCCGCACGTTGCGCCTGCACGCCAGGCTCGGGCAGGGGACGCCGGTGGTGATCGATGCGCCGCGCCGCGCCGATGGTTTTCAATTCAGCGCCGGCGACGTGGCGCATATCAGCCTGCGGCGCGGCGCCAACTGTCCCATGCTCGCGAACTGA
- a CDS encoding cupin domain-containing protein, whose amino-acid sequence MDVLDEAATKPKDDADIRVGRRVRALRLERKLSLAELAAKAGISIGALSQIERGMSSLRVKVIWPLAAALDIEPSALIADGNDAVNDLYCVRADKRRSIPVKSEGIAKALLSPPGATLTGMLVTVEASGGTAEAYAHAGHEFGLVMTGEVELVVDATTYTLKAGDSFAFKSTLLHAFRNPGAERCQILWVNTTRPSEVRDGA is encoded by the coding sequence ATGGATGTTCTGGACGAAGCGGCGACAAAACCAAAGGACGATGCCGATATCCGCGTCGGCCGGCGCGTGCGGGCGCTGAGGCTCGAGCGCAAGCTGTCGCTGGCCGAGCTTGCCGCCAAGGCCGGCATCTCCATCGGCGCGCTGAGCCAGATCGAGCGCGGCATGTCATCACTGCGCGTCAAGGTGATCTGGCCGCTTGCTGCTGCTTTGGACATCGAGCCGTCGGCGCTGATCGCCGACGGCAATGACGCCGTCAACGACCTCTATTGCGTCCGCGCCGACAAAAGGCGCTCGATCCCGGTCAAGTCGGAAGGCATCGCCAAGGCGCTGCTGTCGCCGCCCGGCGCCACGCTTACCGGCATGCTGGTGACGGTCGAGGCCAGTGGCGGTACTGCCGAGGCTTATGCCCATGCCGGCCATGAATTCGGCTTGGTGATGACCGGCGAGGTCGAACTGGTGGTGGATGCGACCACATACACGCTCAAAGCCGGCGACAGTTTCGCCTTCAAGAGCACGCTGCTGCATGCCTTCCGCAACCCCGGCGCCGAGCGCTGCCAGATCCTCTGGGTCAACACCACCAGGCCGTCAGAGGTGCGCGATGGCGCCTGA
- a CDS encoding GntR family transcriptional regulator produces the protein MSKERKNTLRDSVFEALKAMIITGQIPPGSRVTESDMAERLKVSRTPVREAFNRLERDGLVVGRPRQGYVVTEFNLTMFREAFDIRELLDGRATELAAANATAADKARLRGMLAECERLAAIPDRSTREKFEELQVGIDLHRVIAEISGNEMLHGMLCGILDKCQQYVWTELLWLDEWKLTREEHSGIVDAICAGDVALAGERARAHVRGSRENILRLLQAKSDYQVFFAKAS, from the coding sequence TTGAGCAAGGAGAGAAAGAACACGCTGCGCGACTCGGTGTTCGAGGCGCTGAAGGCGATGATCATCACCGGCCAGATCCCGCCCGGCTCCCGCGTCACCGAAAGCGACATGGCCGAGCGCCTGAAAGTGAGCCGCACGCCGGTGCGCGAAGCCTTCAACCGGCTGGAACGCGACGGCCTTGTCGTCGGCCGGCCGCGCCAGGGCTATGTCGTCACCGAGTTCAACCTGACCATGTTCCGCGAGGCCTTCGATATTCGCGAATTGCTCGATGGACGCGCCACCGAGCTGGCGGCGGCCAACGCCACCGCCGCCGACAAGGCGCGGCTGCGCGGGATGCTGGCCGAGTGCGAGCGGCTGGCGGCGATCCCCGACCGCAGCACGCGGGAGAAATTCGAGGAACTGCAGGTCGGCATCGACCTGCACCGGGTGATCGCCGAAATCAGCGGCAATGAGATGCTCCATGGCATGCTCTGCGGCATCCTCGACAAGTGCCAGCAATATGTCTGGACGGAGCTTTTATGGCTGGACGAGTGGAAGCTTACCCGCGAGGAACACAGCGGCATCGTCGATGCGATCTGCGCCGGCGACGTGGCGCTGGCTGGCGAGCGCGCCCGTGCGCATGTGCGCGGGTCGCGCGAAAACATCCTGCGGCTGCTGCAGGCCAAGTCCGACTACCAGGTGTTTTTCGCCAAGGCGTCGTGA